In one Brienomyrus brachyistius isolate T26 chromosome 12, BBRACH_0.4, whole genome shotgun sequence genomic region, the following are encoded:
- the LOC125705227 gene encoding transmembrane anterior posterior transformation protein 1 homolog isoform X2, with protein MRRSSWSAGSGFTPACGFPGSWRRGPCMVQPSQLCDVLKAFIMVICCCLLHYVDYSMMYHMIRGQSVIKLYVIYNMMEVADRLFSSVGQDILDALYWTAAEPKERKRAHIGLIPHFVIAVLYVFLHAVLIMIQATTLNVAFNSHNKSLLTIMMSNNFVEIKGSVFKKFEKNNLFRMSNSDIKERFTNYVLVLIVCLRNMEQFSWNPEHLWVLLPDVCMVITSEVAVDVVKHAFITKFNDLTADVYSEYRARLAFDLVSSRQKTACTDYSDSVARRMGFIPLPLAVLLIRVVLSCLRAEGPLFYVCLVLFFMGMMTLKVLNSIILVGKSCIYIKEANLEDRLTRHRSASAPRKATSRPKCPVGSPKADPVDSPISTPIILQPAELGSLVPKPSICTPVRPPPESDRAEGPGAPQNASEAKLRTRKDDLLGIDRFTICGNRID; from the exons AGGCCCATGCATGGTGCAGCCCTCCCAGCTATGCGACGTCCTGAAGGCCTTCATCATGGTCATCTGCTGCTGCCTGCTGCACTACGTGGATTACTCCATGATGTACCACATGATCCGCGGCCAGTCGGTCATCAAGCTCTATGTCATCTACAACATGATGGAG GTAGCCGACCGCCTGTTTTCCTCTGTTGGCCAAGACATATTGGACGCCCTCTACTGGACAGCTGCTGAACCCAAAGAGAGGAAGCGGGCTCACATCGGCCTCATACCCCATTTCGTCATCGCTGTTCTTTATGTGT TTCTGCATGCTGTACTGATCATGATCCAGGCGACGACGCTCAATGTGGCCTTCAACTCCCACAACAAGTCCCTCCTGACCATCATGATGTCCAACAAT TTTGTGGAGATTAAAGGAAGTGTATTCAAGAAGTTTGAGAAGAATAATCTGTTTCGCATGTCAAATAGTG ACATCAAGGAGAGGTTCACAAACTACGTCCTGGTGCTCATTGTGTGCCTCAGAAACATGGAGCAGTTCTCCTGGAACCCAG aacatctgtgggtcctgctTCCCGATGTCTGCATGGTAATAACCTCGGAAGTAGCGGTGGACGTGGTGAAGCATGCGTTTATTACGAAGTTCAACGACCTCACAGCCGAC gTGTACAGTGAGTACAGAGCGAGACTGGCCTTCGACCTTGTCAGCAGCCGACAGAAAACC gcctgcactgactacagtgaCTCCGTGGCCAGGAGAATGGGCTTCATTCCTCTTCCTCTCGCAGTGCTG CTAATCCGCGTGGTGCTGAGCTGTTTGAGAGCGGAGGGCCCCCTCTTCTACGTGTGCTTGGTGCTTTTCTTCATGGG AATGATGACCCTGAAGGTGCTGAACAGCATCATCTTGGTGGGTAAATCCTGCATCTACATTAAAGAGGCCAACCTGGAGGACAGGCTGACGCGGCATCGCTCAGCGTCGGCCCCGAGGAAGGCCACCAGCCGGCCCAAATGTCCAGTCGGCTCCCCCAAAG cggATCCTGTGGACAGCCCCATCTCCACCCCTATCATCCTCCAGCCGGCCGAGCTGGGGAGTCTCGTCCCCAAGCCCTCCATCTGTACCCCGGTCCGACCCCCCCCGGAGTCGGACAGGGCGGAGGGCCCCGGCGCGCCCCAGAACGCATCCGAGGCCAAACTCAGGACCCGGAAGGATGACCTGCTGGGCATAGACCGCTTCACCATATGTGGCAATCGGATTGACTGA